A region from the Camelus ferus isolate YT-003-E chromosome 1, BCGSAC_Cfer_1.0, whole genome shotgun sequence genome encodes:
- the LOC102517700 gene encoding LOW QUALITY PROTEIN: 60S ribosomal protein L7a (The sequence of the model RefSeq protein was modified relative to this genomic sequence to represent the inferred CDS: deleted 1 base in 1 codon): MQREEEKDSLSYSEVIDSTEWHLSVRVDMFISDRAWAGQKPKHEIELFNPESIAGPTVELLLWTAAPTPSGANGLCVLGVNTVTTLVENKKAQLVVIAHDVDPIELVVFLPALCQKMGVPYCITKGKARLGRLVHRKTCTTVAFTQVNLEDKGALAKLVEAIRTNYKDRYDEIHCHWGGSILVPKSVVRTVKLEKAKAKELATKLG, translated from the exons AtgcagagggaagaagagaaggattCACTCTCCTACTCTGAAGTTATTGACAGCACAGAATGGCATCTGAGTGTGCGAGTAGACATGTTTATATCAGACAGGGCGTGGGCTGGGCAGAAACCTAAG CATGAAATCGAGCTTTTTAACCCTGAGTCCATAGCTGGGCCCACAGTAGAACTGCTTTTGTGGACAGCAGCTCCCACCCCATCTGGTGCAAATGGGTTGTGTGTTCTAGGGGTTAATACTGTCACCACCTTGGTGGAGAACAAGAAGGCTCAGCTGGTGGTGATTGCACATGATGTGGACCCG ATTGAGCTCGTTGTCTTCCTGCCTGCCCTGTGTCAGAAGATGGGGGTTCCCTACTGCATCACCAAGgggaaggccaggctggggcgCCTGGTCCACAGAAAGACCTGCACCACCGTTGCCTTCACGCAGGTGAACTTGGAAGACAAAGGAGCCCTGGCCAAGCTGGTGGAAGCCATCAGGACCAATTACAAAGACAGATATGACGAGATCCACTGTCACTGGGGAGGCAGTATCCTGGTTCCAAAATCAGTGGTTCGCACTGtcaagctggaaaaggcaaaggccAAAGAACTGGCCACCAAACTGGGCTAA